The window CGTCCGTGCTGCTCACCGAGGTCCCCATCGAGATCGTGAACGGCTTCTTGTACGGTAGATCGACAGTGTAGATCTCCACCCTCTCGACCGGCATGAGGGACACCTAGGACCCGAGCTTGGAGAGATAATAAGGTTTCGTTTCACTGCCTCGCGCAGCAAGCCAATACCACTGATCATCCCCCCAAATACGCTGAGGAGGCGACCTGAGGTGGGATCTATGCCTATTCGCTCCAAGATCGTCCCCTCGATCCGCCCATGCAACTAGGCCAGCTAGCCCCAGGATGATGATTTCCGCAGGTTCCTCAGGGCATCGGCGAACCATATCAGAGACGCTAGGACGGATATCATCTCAGGAACGGATGCCCCGCACTCGCAGATTCCGGAGAGCTGGAGGGCCCATGAGATCCCTATCACCAATGTTATTGCCACCGGATAGCTCCTCCCCGACTCGTAGCTATAGGCAAGGGCTGCGAAAGCGAGCATGATGAAGAAGGCGAGGGAGACGATGAAGTGAAGGAACCCGTAAACCTCGTCGAAGGTCCCTATCAGCATCAGGAAGTAGGAGGCGAGTATCATCAGCTTGGATGTGAGAGGATACCTCCTGTGCATGTAGAACGCTGAGAAGATCAGGAAGAGCAGACCTCCAGTCACAAGTCCCAGGTTGAATATGGGAGCCACCTCGCTCTTGATTGCATGCCCCAAATCGCTCAGCGCATTTCTCTCCCATCTGAACCATGGCGAGAGGAGTATCGCCACGAATATTGAGGCAAGGGGAACGCACACCGCCGAGAGAGCGAGGGCGGTAGGCTTCGATCTCATGCGACTTGAGGCGCCTTAAAAATTAAAAATATTA is drawn from Candidatus Korarchaeota archaeon NZ13-K and contains these coding sequences:
- a CDS encoding DUF998 domain-containing protein — translated: MRSKPTALALSAVCVPLASIFVAILLSPWFRWERNALSDLGHAIKSEVAPIFNLGLVTGGLLFLIFSAFYMHRRYPLTSKLMILASYFLMLIGTFDEVYGFLHFIVSLAFFIMLAFAALAYSYESGRSYPVAITLVIGISWALQLSGICECGASVPEMISVLASLIWFADALRNLRKSSSWG